A genome region from Thalassococcus arenae includes the following:
- the rimK gene encoding 30S ribosomal protein S6--L-glutamate ligase: MKIAMLARNAKLYSHQRLKEAAEARGHQLDIVDTLRCYMNIASRRPEIYYNGEKLDGYDAVIPRIGASVTFYGTAVLRQFEMMGVYPLNESVAIGRSRDKLRSMQLLARDGVGLPVTTFAHDPKQTEEVLKLAGGAPIVIKLLEGTQGIGVVLADTDRSAKSVVEAFRGAGVNIMLQEFIKEAGGTDIRAIVVGGRVVAAMKRSGAEGEFRSNLHRGGSAQVIKLSTEERATAVRAAKTMGLNACGVDMLRSNHGPVVMEVNSSPGLEGVEKATGLDIAGKMIEFLEKHAKVGATRTKGRG; this comes from the coding sequence ATGAAGATCGCCATGCTTGCGCGCAATGCCAAACTCTACTCGCACCAGCGCCTGAAAGAGGCGGCCGAGGCGCGCGGTCATCAGCTCGACATCGTCGACACGCTGCGCTGCTACATGAACATCGCCTCGCGGCGGCCGGAAATCTATTACAACGGCGAAAAGCTGGATGGCTACGACGCGGTTATCCCGCGCATCGGCGCATCGGTCACGTTCTATGGCACCGCGGTGCTGCGCCAGTTCGAGATGATGGGTGTCTACCCGCTGAACGAAAGCGTCGCCATCGGGCGGTCGCGGGACAAGCTGCGTTCGATGCAGCTTTTGGCGCGCGACGGTGTGGGCCTGCCGGTGACGACCTTTGCCCATGATCCCAAGCAGACCGAGGAAGTGCTGAAGCTGGCAGGCGGCGCCCCGATCGTCATCAAGCTGCTGGAAGGAACCCAGGGCATCGGGGTGGTTCTGGCCGATACCGACCGGTCGGCGAAATCGGTGGTCGAGGCGTTCCGCGGCGCCGGCGTGAACATCATGCTGCAGGAATTCATCAAGGAAGCGGGCGGCACCGATATCCGCGCCATCGTGGTGGGCGGCCGGGTGGTCGCCGCGATGAAGCGCTCGGGCGCCGAGGGCGAGTTCCGGTCCAACCTGCATCGCGGCGGGTCGGCGCAGGTGATCAAGCTGTCGACCGAGGAACGCGCCACGGCGGTGCGCGCCGCCAAGACGATGGGGCTCAATGCCTGCGGTGTCGACATGCTGCGCAGCAATCACGGCCCGGTGGTGATGGAGGTGAACTCGTCACCCGGGCTGGAGGGCGTGGAGAAGGCCACCGGGCTGGATATCGCGGGCAAGATGATCGAATTTCTCGAAAAGCACGCCAAGGTCGGCGCGACGCGGACCAAGGGGCGGGGCTGA